One segment of Haemophilus influenzae DNA contains the following:
- the galK gene encoding galactokinase: MTPIQNAQKIFNRQHKNLPEITVYAPGRVNIIGEHTDYNDGFVMPCAINFGTAVSGTKRDDHIWNVYAADLDETDEFSLNVEIPKSEHKWANYVRGVVKFIQERYPHFQQGANLVISGNVPLSSGLSSSAALEVAVGKFCQQLGDLPLSHTDIALNGQKAENLFVGANCGNMDQLISALGQENHLLMIDCRSLETIPTPVPQDVAVIIVNSNVPHDLVTGEYNTRRQQCEEAAKFFGVKALRDVSVEQFRKREAELTALSPLVAKRARHVVTENQRVLDAVEALKNNDLTLLGKLMEASHNSMRDDFEITVPQIDYLVELAQLVIGKNGGARMTGGGFGGCIVALAPHDKVDAVRKIIADNYEKTIGLKETFYVCTASQGVQVI, encoded by the coding sequence ATGACCCCAATCCAAAATGCTCAAAAAATTTTCAATAGACAGCATAAAAATTTGCCAGAAATTACCGTCTATGCCCCTGGCCGCGTAAATATCATCGGCGAACATACCGACTACAACGACGGATTTGTTATGCCTTGTGCGATTAATTTTGGTACGGCCGTTTCAGGTACAAAACGAGATGATCATATTTGGAATGTTTATGCGGCGGATCTTGATGAAACTGATGAATTTTCTCTCAATGTTGAAATTCCTAAGAGTGAACACAAATGGGCTAATTATGTGCGTGGGGTGGTAAAATTTATCCAAGAACGTTACCCCCACTTTCAACAAGGTGCAAATTTAGTGATTTCTGGAAATGTGCCTCTTTCTTCAGGATTAAGTTCTTCTGCTGCGTTAGAGGTTGCGGTGGGTAAATTCTGCCAACAACTTGGCGATTTACCGCTTTCTCACACGGATATTGCATTGAATGGGCAAAAGGCTGAAAACCTATTTGTTGGGGCAAATTGTGGCAATATGGATCAGTTAATTTCCGCACTTGGGCAGGAAAATCACTTATTGATGATTGATTGTCGTAGTCTTGAAACCATTCCAACACCCGTGCCACAAGATGTCGCCGTTATTATTGTGAACTCAAATGTACCGCACGATTTAGTAACAGGCGAATACAATACTCGCCGTCAGCAATGTGAAGAGGCGGCAAAATTTTTTGGAGTAAAAGCCTTGCGTGATGTTTCAGTTGAGCAATTCCGAAAAAGAGAAGCGGAATTGACCGCACTTTCTCCGTTAGTGGCAAAACGTGCTCGTCATGTCGTAACAGAAAATCAACGAGTACTTGATGCTGTAGAAGCATTGAAGAACAATGATTTGACTCTTTTAGGTAAACTAATGGAAGCATCTCACAACTCAATGCGTGATGATTTTGAAATCACCGTGCCACAAATTGATTATTTAGTTGAATTGGCTCAACTTGTTATTGGCAAAAATGGCGGTGCGCGTATGACGGGCGGCGGTTTTGGTGGCTGTATTGTTGCACTTGCGCCGCATGATAAAGTCGATGCAGTTCGTAAAATTATTGCGGATAATTACGAGAAAACCATAGGTTTAAAAGAAACTTTTTATGTATGCACTGCATCACAAGGTGTTCAAGTGATTTAA
- the csrA gene encoding carbon storage regulator CsrA, translated as MLILTRKVGESVLIGDDISITVLSVRGNQVKLGVEAPKEVSVHREEIYQRIKQTKDEPYLGSS; from the coding sequence ATGTTAATCTTAACTCGAAAAGTTGGCGAAAGTGTACTTATTGGAGATGATATTTCTATCACGGTTTTGAGTGTACGTGGAAACCAAGTTAAACTCGGTGTTGAAGCGCCTAAAGAAGTATCCGTTCACCGAGAAGAAATTTACCAACGAATTAAACAAACGAAAGATGAACCCTATTTAGGTTCCTCTTAG
- the mglB gene encoding galactose/glucose ABC transporter substrate-binding protein MglB encodes MKKTVVLSAIALAIGLGSTSSSFAVDNKIGVTIYKYDDNFMSLMRKEIDKEAKAVGGIKLLMNDSQNAQSIQNDQVDVLLSKGVKTLAINLVDPAAAPTIINKVKSDNIPVVFFNKDPGRKVISSYDNAYYVGTDPKESGLIQGELIAKQWKANPALDLNKDGKIQFVLLKGEPGHPDAEARTKYVVEELNAKGIQTEQLFIDTGMWDAAMAKDKVDAWLSSSKANDIEVIISNNDGMALGALEATKAHGKKLPIFGVDALPEALQLIKKGELAGTVLNDGVNQGKAVVQLSNNLAQGKSATEGTKWELKDRVVRIPYVGVDKDNLSDFLK; translated from the coding sequence ATGAAAAAAACAGTAGTATTAAGTGCGATTGCTTTGGCTATTGGCTTAGGTAGCACATCTTCAAGTTTTGCAGTCGATAATAAAATTGGTGTAACTATTTATAAATACGATGATAACTTTATGTCTTTAATGCGTAAAGAAATCGATAAAGAAGCAAAAGCAGTTGGTGGCATTAAACTTTTAATGAATGATTCACAAAACGCACAATCTATTCAAAATGACCAAGTTGATGTATTGCTTTCTAAAGGTGTGAAAACACTTGCTATCAATTTAGTGGATCCTGCTGCGGCTCCAACTATCATTAATAAAGTCAAATCAGATAATATTCCTGTCGTATTCTTTAATAAAGATCCTGGTAGAAAAGTCATTAGCTCTTATGACAATGCTTACTATGTGGGCACTGATCCGAAAGAATCTGGTTTAATTCAAGGGGAGCTTATTGCAAAACAATGGAAAGCTAATCCAGCTCTTGACTTAAATAAAGATGGCAAAATCCAATTTGTATTATTAAAAGGTGAACCTGGTCACCCAGATGCGGAAGCTCGTACAAAATATGTTGTAGAAGAACTTAATGCTAAGGGTATCCAAACTGAGCAATTATTTATTGATACTGGTATGTGGGATGCTGCAATGGCGAAAGATAAAGTGGATGCTTGGTTATCTAGCTCTAAGGCGAACGATATTGAAGTTATCATTTCTAACAATGATGGTATGGCTTTAGGTGCTTTAGAAGCAACAAAAGCACACGGTAAAAAACTGCCTATCTTCGGCGTGGATGCATTACCAGAAGCATTACAACTCATTAAAAAAGGTGAACTTGCTGGCACAGTATTAAACGATGGTGTTAATCAAGGCAAAGCGGTTGTTCAATTATCTAATAATCTAGCGCAAGGTAAATCTGCAACTGAAGGCACAAAATGGGAATTAAAAGATCGTGTTGTACGTATTCCTTATGTTGGTGTGGATAAAGACAACTTAAGTGACTTCTTAAAATAA
- a CDS encoding YecA family protein produces the protein MLISYSDLNQQLKSAGIGFNATELHGFLSGLLCGGLKDQSWLPLLYQFSNDNHAYPTGLVQPVTALYQQISQTLSDVEGFTFELGLTEDENVFAQADSLSDWANQFLLGLGLAQPELSKEKGEIGEAVDDLQNICQLGYDEDDNEEELAEALEEIIEYVRTIAMLFYSHFNEGEIESKPVLH, from the coding sequence ATGCTTATTTCTTATTCCGACCTTAACCAACAACTTAAATCTGCTGGAATCGGCTTTAATGCAACAGAACTACACGGTTTTTTAAGTGGTTTACTTTGTGGTGGCTTAAAAGATCAAAGTTGGCTACCGCTCTTATATCAATTCAGCAATGATAATCACGCTTACCCAACAGGATTAGTTCAACCCGTTACAGCACTTTATCAACAAATTAGTCAAACCTTATCAGATGTTGAAGGCTTTACCTTTGAACTTGGTTTAACCGAAGATGAAAATGTCTTTGCACAAGCAGATAGCTTATCCGATTGGGCAAACCAATTCTTACTTGGTCTTGGCTTAGCACAACCTGAATTATCAAAAGAAAAAGGCGAAATTGGCGAAGCGGTTGATGATTTACAAAATATTTGCCAACTTGGTTACGATGAAGACGATAACGAAGAGGAACTCGCGGAAGCACTAGAGGAAATCATTGAATATGTTCGCACCATTGCAATGTTGTTCTATTCTCATTTCAACGAAGGAGAAATTGAGAGCAAACCTGTATTACATTAA
- the alaS gene encoding alanine--tRNA ligase, whose translation MKTTAEIRQSFLDFFHSKGHQVVESSSLVPENDPTLLFTNAGMNQFKDVFLGMDKRPYSRATTAQRCVRAGGKHNDLENVGYTARHHTFFEMLGNFSFGDYFKHDAINFAWEYLTSPQWLGLPKEKLWVTVYETDDEAYNIWNKEVGVPAERIIRIGDNKGAPYASDNFWAMGDTGPCGPCTEIFYDHGDHIWGGPPGSPEEDGDRYIEIWNVVFMQFNRLADGTMEKLPRPSVDTGMGLERISAVLQHVNSNYEIDIFKTLIAKTAEVVGATDLTNKSLRVIADHIRSCAYLIADGVIPSNEGRGYVLRRIIRRAVRHGHLLGAKEAFFYKLVPTLIEVMAEAGKDVKAKQANVEKLLRLEEEQFARTLERGLSLLDEALSQVKDGILSGEVAFKLYDTYGFPLDLTADVCRERNITIDEQAFDREMEAQRTRAQAASQFGVDYNSIIRVDGETKFEGYTEVESQAKITALFYDGKSVESIEAGQSAVVILENTPFYAESGGQIGDSGYLSAQGVTFNVKDTQKYGQVFGHIGELTQGSLKVGQSVNAIVDAKRRHNTSLNHSATHLLHAALRQILGLHVVQKGSLVSDKALRFDFAQPEAITKEQLTQIETLVNQKIRANFPVQTDIMNIDSAKAKGAMALFGEKYGDKVRVLTMGDFSIELCGGIHAKRTGDIGLFKIITENAVAAGIRRIEAITGQNAIDWLHNQQRILTQSADLLKSDVNTLVEKIQQLQDKTKKVEKELQGLKEKAAMQAGSDFVKSAVKINGVSVITQQLDGIETKSLRVMVDDLKNQLGSGVIAFASILDEKVNLVVGVTNDLTAKIKAGELVNLMAQQVGGKGGGRPDMAMAGGSQPENVTQAIKVAQDWLNKNL comes from the coding sequence ATGAAAACAACAGCAGAAATAAGACAATCGTTCCTTGATTTTTTCCATAGCAAAGGCCATCAAGTTGTAGAAAGTAGTTCACTTGTGCCGGAAAATGATCCGACTTTGCTTTTTACGAATGCTGGGATGAACCAATTTAAGGATGTATTCCTTGGAATGGATAAACGCCCTTATTCTAGAGCGACCACAGCGCAACGTTGCGTGCGTGCTGGTGGTAAACATAACGACTTAGAAAATGTTGGTTATACCGCGCGTCATCATACTTTCTTTGAAATGCTCGGTAACTTCAGTTTTGGTGATTACTTTAAACACGACGCCATTAATTTTGCTTGGGAATATTTAACTTCGCCACAATGGCTTGGTTTACCTAAAGAAAAACTATGGGTAACCGTGTATGAAACCGACGACGAAGCCTACAATATCTGGAATAAAGAAGTCGGTGTTCCTGCTGAACGCATTATTCGTATTGGTGACAATAAAGGCGCACCATACGCATCAGACAACTTCTGGGCAATGGGTGACACAGGTCCTTGCGGTCCTTGTACTGAAATTTTCTACGATCACGGCGATCATATTTGGGGCGGACCTCCAGGCTCACCAGAAGAAGATGGCGACCGTTATATTGAAATCTGGAACGTTGTGTTTATGCAGTTCAATCGTTTAGCCGATGGCACAATGGAAAAATTACCTCGTCCGTCTGTTGATACAGGTATGGGTTTAGAGCGTATTTCTGCTGTATTGCAACATGTGAACTCAAACTACGAGATTGATATTTTCAAAACATTAATCGCAAAAACGGCTGAAGTTGTAGGTGCAACAGATTTAACCAACAAATCACTACGTGTTATTGCTGACCATATTCGTTCTTGTGCATATTTAATCGCCGATGGGGTTATCCCATCAAATGAAGGGCGTGGTTATGTATTACGTCGTATTATTCGTCGTGCAGTTCGTCACGGTCACTTATTAGGTGCCAAAGAAGCCTTTTTCTATAAACTTGTGCCAACTCTAATTGAAGTAATGGCTGAAGCTGGGAAAGATGTAAAAGCCAAACAAGCAAATGTTGAAAAACTATTACGTTTAGAAGAAGAACAGTTTGCTCGCACACTGGAACGTGGGTTGAGTTTATTAGATGAAGCCCTTTCTCAAGTGAAAGATGGCATTCTTTCAGGTGAAGTTGCATTCAAACTTTATGATACTTATGGTTTCCCATTGGATTTAACAGCTGATGTATGTCGTGAACGCAATATCACTATTGATGAACAAGCGTTTGATCGTGAAATGGAAGCGCAACGCACTCGCGCGCAAGCAGCGAGCCAGTTTGGCGTGGACTACAACAGCATTATTCGTGTAGATGGCGAAACTAAGTTTGAAGGCTATACTGAAGTCGAATCTCAAGCAAAAATCACCGCACTTTTCTATGATGGAAAATCAGTAGAAAGTATCGAAGCAGGTCAAAGTGCAGTCGTTATTTTAGAAAATACGCCATTTTATGCAGAATCAGGTGGTCAGATTGGCGATAGCGGATATTTAAGCGCACAAGGTGTAACCTTTAATGTGAAAGATACCCAAAAATATGGGCAAGTATTTGGACACATTGGGGAATTAACGCAAGGAAGTTTGAAAGTTGGACAATCAGTGAATGCGATTGTGGATGCTAAACGTCGCCACAACACATCACTCAATCACTCAGCGACACACTTATTGCATGCTGCCTTACGTCAAATTCTAGGTTTACACGTTGTGCAAAAAGGTTCGCTTGTTTCAGATAAAGCCTTGCGTTTTGACTTTGCACAACCAGAAGCCATTACAAAAGAACAATTAACTCAAATTGAAACATTAGTAAACCAAAAAATCCGTGCTAACTTCCCTGTTCAAACGGATATTATGAATATTGATTCCGCAAAAGCGAAAGGAGCAATGGCTCTCTTTGGCGAAAAATATGGCGATAAAGTTCGTGTATTAACGATGGGCGATTTCTCAATTGAGCTGTGTGGCGGTATTCACGCAAAACGCACAGGCGATATTGGTTTATTTAAAATTATTACTGAAAACGCAGTGGCTGCAGGCATTCGTCGTATTGAAGCGATAACGGGTCAAAATGCCATTGACTGGTTACATAATCAACAACGCATTCTGACCCAAAGTGCAGACTTATTAAAATCAGACGTAAATACCTTAGTGGAAAAAATCCAACAACTTCAAGACAAAACGAAGAAAGTGGAAAAAGAATTACAAGGTCTAAAAGAAAAAGCCGCAATGCAGGCTGGTTCTGATTTTGTAAAAAGTGCGGTCAAAATCAACGGTGTTTCTGTTATTACACAACAATTAGATGGTATAGAAACAAAATCATTACGCGTAATGGTCGATGATTTAAAAAATCAACTCGGATCAGGCGTAATTGCATTTGCATCAATATTAGATGAAAAAGTTAATCTCGTCGTTGGAGTGACAAATGATTTAACCGCCAAAATAAAAGCTGGAGAACTTGTTAATTTAATGGCTCAACAAGTTGGAGGAAAAGGCGGTGGTCGTCCAGATATGGCAATGGCAGGAGGTTCCCAACCAGAAAATGTGACACAAGCAATTAAAGTGGCACAAGACTGGTTAAACAAAAATCTGTAG
- a CDS encoding substrate-binding domain-containing protein has protein sequence MSTIRDVAKLANVSVATVSRVLNHSISVSENTRLVVEQAIAQLYYQPNANAQALAVQNTDTIGVVVTDVTDAFFAILVKAVDKVAEAHQKTILIGIGYHHAEKEREAINTLLRKRCSSLVVHSKALSDDELSHYLNTVPGMVIINRVIKGYEHRCVSLDNQKGTYLATEMLIRYGHQHIAYIGSNHAIFDEVERRNGYLAALKDHNYPIIEQAITLNTPDFEGGEKAMIDLLSYNKNLTAVVAYNDSMAAGAISVLNENSISVPSQFSIVGFDDMPIARYLIPKLTTIRYPIDLMATYAAKLALSLTDEKIITPPMVQFNPTLVRRFSVESKI, from the coding sequence ATGAGTACTATTCGAGATGTTGCTAAATTAGCCAATGTTTCTGTCGCCACGGTCTCCCGAGTATTAAATCACTCGATTTCCGTCAGTGAAAATACGCGTCTTGTGGTGGAACAAGCTATTGCGCAGTTATATTATCAACCTAATGCGAATGCTCAAGCCCTTGCTGTGCAAAACACGGATACAATTGGAGTGGTAGTGACCGATGTGACTGATGCCTTTTTTGCGATTTTAGTGAAAGCGGTGGACAAAGTAGCAGAAGCGCATCAAAAAACGATTTTAATCGGCATTGGTTATCATCATGCGGAAAAAGAGCGGGAAGCAATTAATACCTTATTGCGTAAACGTTGTAGTTCTCTTGTTGTACATTCTAAAGCCTTATCTGATGATGAATTAAGCCATTATTTAAATACCGTGCCGGGAATGGTGATCATTAACCGTGTTATTAAAGGTTATGAACATCGTTGTGTCAGTTTAGATAATCAAAAAGGCACCTATTTAGCCACTGAAATGCTTATTCGTTATGGGCATCAACATATTGCATATATCGGTTCAAATCACGCCATTTTTGACGAAGTTGAAAGACGAAATGGTTATCTTGCCGCATTAAAAGATCACAATTACCCCATCATTGAACAGGCGATAACTCTCAATACGCCAGATTTTGAAGGCGGTGAAAAGGCAATGATTGATTTACTCAGTTATAACAAAAATCTTACTGCAGTCGTTGCCTATAATGATTCAATGGCAGCAGGCGCAATTTCTGTGCTTAATGAAAACAGTATCAGTGTACCAAGCCAATTTTCAATTGTTGGTTTTGATGATATGCCGATTGCCCGTTATTTGATCCCAAAACTAACCACAATTCGCTATCCTATTGATTTAATGGCAACTTATGCCGCTAAATTAGCATTAAGTTTAACCGATGAGAAAATAATTACCCCACCAATGGTTCAATTTAACCCTACTTTGGTACGCCGTTTTTCAGTGGAATCTAAAATATAA
- the pepP gene encoding Xaa-Pro aminopeptidase, translating into MELAYMAKLPKEEFEERRTRVFAQMQPNSALLLFSEIEKRRNNDCTYPFRQDSYFWYLTSFNEPNAALLLLKTEQVEKAIIFLRPRDPLLETWNGRRLGVERAPQQLNVNEAYSIEEFATVLPKILKNLTALYHVPEIHTWGDALVSESAVNFSEILDWRPMLSEMRLIKSPNEIRLMQQAGQITALGHIKAMKTTRPNRFEYEIESDILHEFNRHCARFPSYNSIVAGGNNACILHYTENDCPLNDGDLVLIDAGCEFAMYAGDITRTFPVNGKFSQPQREIYELVLKAQKRAIELLVPGNSIKQANDEVIRIKTQGLVDLGILKGDVDTLIEQQAYRQFYMHGLGHWLGLDVHDVGSYGQDKQRILEIGMVITVEPGIYISEDADVPEQYKGIGVRIEDNLLMTEYGNKILTAAAPKEIADIENLMNF; encoded by the coding sequence ATGGAATTGGCTTATATGGCTAAATTGCCTAAAGAAGAATTTGAGGAACGTCGCACACGAGTATTCGCTCAAATGCAACCTAATTCGGCATTATTGCTTTTTTCTGAAATCGAAAAACGCCGTAATAATGATTGTACCTATCCTTTCCGTCAAGATAGCTATTTTTGGTATTTAACAAGCTTTAATGAACCGAATGCAGCACTGTTATTACTGAAAACAGAACAAGTAGAAAAAGCCATTATTTTTCTTCGTCCACGCGATCCGTTACTTGAAACGTGGAATGGTCGCCGATTAGGTGTTGAGCGTGCGCCACAGCAACTTAATGTAAATGAAGCCTATTCTATTGAAGAGTTCGCTACCGTACTGCCAAAAATACTGAAAAATTTGACCGCACTTTACCATGTGCCAGAAATTCATACTTGGGGTGATGCATTGGTGTCAGAAAGTGCGGTGAATTTTAGCGAGATTTTAGATTGGCGACCAATGCTCAGCGAAATGCGCCTTATAAAATCGCCGAATGAAATCCGCTTAATGCAACAAGCGGGGCAAATTACGGCACTTGGTCATATTAAAGCGATGAAAACGACACGTCCAAATCGCTTTGAATATGAAATTGAAAGCGATATTTTGCATGAATTTAATCGCCATTGCGCCAGATTTCCTTCTTACAATTCCATTGTTGCAGGGGGAAATAACGCCTGTATTTTGCACTACACAGAAAATGATTGCCCACTAAATGATGGGGATTTAGTGCTGATTGATGCTGGTTGTGAGTTTGCTATGTATGCAGGCGATATTACCCGCACTTTTCCTGTAAATGGAAAATTTAGCCAGCCTCAACGTGAAATTTACGAGTTAGTTTTAAAAGCACAAAAACGTGCGATTGAATTGCTTGTACCTGGTAATTCCATCAAGCAAGCCAATGATGAAGTTATTCGTATTAAAACCCAAGGATTAGTGGATTTAGGCATCTTGAAAGGAGATGTGGATACACTTATTGAACAACAAGCTTATCGACAATTTTATATGCACGGATTAGGGCACTGGCTCGGTTTAGATGTGCATGATGTGGGCAGTTATGGACAAGATAAGCAACGGATACTCGAAATCGGTATGGTAATTACCGTTGAGCCAGGTATTTATATTTCAGAAGATGCTGATGTGCCAGAGCAATACAAAGGCATTGGTGTGCGCATTGAGGACAATTTACTGATGACTGAATACGGTAATAAAATCCTAACTGCAGCGGCCCCTAAAGAAATTGCAGATATTGAAAATTTAATGAATTTTTAA
- the galT gene encoding galactose-1-phosphate uridylyltransferase, translating to MTALFEPTEHPHRRYNPLIDQWVLVSPHRAKRPWQGQQEKVNEEQKPSYDPTCYLCPNNKRITGELNPDYRKPYVFKNDFSALLEDTPAPEKSSDPLFRSSQARGESRVICFSPDHSKTLPLLTALEIEDVIKVWQEQLRELGAKYQWVQIFENKGAAMGCSNPHPHGQIWANSFLPNEVAREDRTQRDYLLKHSSVMLVDYVKRELELKERIVVETEYWVALVPYWAVWPFETLLLPKTHVKRLTELSDEQSKDLAVILKKLTTKYDNLFETSFPYSMGFHAAPFNGEDNEHWQLHAHFYPPLLRSATVRKFMVGYEMLGESQRDLTAEQAAERLRALSEVHYKERTK from the coding sequence ATGACCGCACTTTTTGAACCTACAGAACATCCACATCGTCGCTACAATCCGTTAATCGATCAATGGGTTTTAGTTTCGCCACATCGTGCCAAACGCCCGTGGCAAGGACAACAAGAAAAAGTGAATGAAGAACAAAAACCAAGTTATGATCCAACTTGTTATCTTTGCCCAAACAATAAGCGTATTACAGGGGAATTAAATCCAGATTATCGTAAACCTTATGTGTTTAAAAATGATTTTTCCGCGCTTTTAGAAGATACGCCAGCCCCTGAAAAATCCTCAGATCCTCTTTTCCGAAGTTCTCAAGCTCGTGGCGAAAGTCGAGTTATTTGTTTCTCTCCAGATCATAGTAAAACATTGCCATTATTGACCGCACTTGAGATTGAAGATGTGATTAAAGTATGGCAAGAACAACTTCGTGAGCTTGGTGCGAAATACCAATGGGTGCAAATTTTTGAAAATAAAGGGGCGGCAATGGGGTGTTCTAACCCACATCCGCATGGTCAAATTTGGGCGAATAGTTTCTTGCCAAATGAAGTTGCTCGTGAAGATCGTACACAACGTGATTATTTATTAAAACATAGTTCAGTAATGTTAGTTGATTATGTAAAACGAGAACTAGAGTTAAAAGAACGTATTGTCGTTGAAACTGAATATTGGGTAGCTTTAGTGCCTTATTGGGCTGTTTGGCCATTTGAAACATTGCTTTTGCCAAAAACTCACGTAAAACGTTTAACTGAATTAAGTGACGAACAATCAAAAGATCTTGCGGTTATTTTGAAAAAATTGACGACCAAATACGATAATCTCTTTGAAACCTCTTTCCCATATTCAATGGGATTTCATGCTGCACCATTTAATGGCGAAGATAACGAACATTGGCAGCTACACGCTCATTTTTATCCTCCTCTTTTACGTTCAGCAACCGTGCGTAAATTTATGGTGGGATATGAAATGTTAGGCGAAAGCCAACGCGATTTAACGGCAGAACAGGCTGCAGAAAGACTGCGTGCCTTGAGTGAAGTTCATTATAAAGAAAGAACTAAATAA
- the uspA gene encoding universal stress protein UspA, translating to MYKHILVAVDLSEESPVLLKKAVGIAKRHDAKLSIIHVDVNFSDLYTGLIDVNMSSMQDRISTETQKALLDLAESEDYPISEKLSGSGDLGQVLSDAIEQYDVDLLVTGHHQDFWSKLMSSTRQVMNTIKIDMLVVPLRDE from the coding sequence ATGTACAAACACATTTTAGTGGCAGTAGATCTTTCTGAAGAAAGTCCAGTTTTACTTAAAAAAGCAGTTGGAATTGCCAAACGCCACGACGCAAAACTTTCTATCATCCACGTTGATGTGAACTTCTCGGATCTTTATACTGGATTGATTGATGTAAATATGTCTTCAATGCAAGACAGGATTTCCACAGAAACACAAAAAGCCTTATTAGATTTAGCTGAAAGTGAGGATTATCCAATTTCAGAAAAATTGAGTGGCAGCGGCGATTTAGGACAAGTTTTAAGTGATGCCATCGAACAATATGATGTGGATTTATTAGTGACGGGACATCATCAGGATTTTTGGAGTAAGTTAATGTCTTCAACACGTCAAGTGATGAATACAATAAAAATTGATATGTTGGTTGTTCCGCTTAGAGATGAATAA
- the galM gene encoding galactose-1-epimerase, which translates to MLEQTTFNAPDGAPCQLITLQNENGMRVQFMDWGATWLSCKVPINGTLCEVLLGCKVEDYPIHQSYLGASVGRYANRIANAQFELNGELIKLSNNQGKHQLHGGEGFDKRRWKIQECGKNFVCFSLHSVDGDQGFPGNVDVSVTYTLTNDNSVKIEYAGICDKDTALNLTNHAYFNLENAAQGSDVREHTLRLNADFYLPVDNEGIPNSPLKHVVNTSFDFRIAKPIKQNFLQGDQQATKGYDHSFIVNKAWQKPCVLLTSPAGDLSLEVRTSQAALQVYTGNYLAGTPTRNGELYADFSGIALETQCLPDTPNHPEWQNYGGIQKAGEQYYHWTEFKFK; encoded by the coding sequence ATGTTAGAACAAACCACTTTTAATGCGCCTGATGGTGCACCTTGTCAGCTTATAACTCTGCAAAATGAAAATGGAATGCGTGTTCAATTTATGGATTGGGGCGCAACTTGGCTTTCTTGTAAAGTGCCAATAAATGGCACATTATGCGAGGTTTTATTGGGTTGTAAGGTAGAGGATTATCCCATTCATCAAAGCTATTTAGGCGCAAGCGTAGGGCGTTATGCAAACCGAATTGCAAATGCTCAATTTGAATTGAATGGCGAACTTATTAAATTAAGTAATAATCAAGGTAAACACCAGCTTCATGGTGGAGAGGGCTTTGATAAACGCCGTTGGAAAATTCAAGAGTGCGGTAAGAATTTTGTGTGTTTTTCATTACATTCAGTGGATGGCGATCAGGGTTTTCCTGGTAATGTGGATGTGTCTGTAACCTATACGCTAACAAATGATAATAGCGTAAAAATTGAATATGCTGGGATCTGTGATAAGGATACCGCATTGAACTTAACGAATCATGCCTATTTCAATTTAGAAAATGCAGCACAAGGCAGTGACGTGCGTGAACATACATTACGTTTAAATGCTGATTTTTATCTACCTGTAGATAATGAGGGGATTCCTAATTCTCCATTAAAGCATGTAGTGAATACAAGTTTTGACTTCCGTATTGCTAAACCCATCAAACAAAATTTTTTACAAGGGGATCAGCAAGCAACAAAAGGTTACGACCATTCTTTTATTGTCAATAAAGCTTGGCAAAAGCCTTGTGTGTTACTGACTTCTCCAGCTGGCGATTTAAGTTTGGAAGTAAGAACCTCGCAAGCTGCATTGCAGGTTTATACGGGTAATTATCTTGCAGGTACACCAACGAGAAATGGCGAATTATATGCCGATTTTTCTGGCATAGCATTAGAAACTCAATGCTTACCCGACACCCCTAATCATCCTGAATGGCAAAATTACGGCGGAATTCAAAAAGCAGGCGAGCAATATTATCATTGGACGGAGTTTAAATTTAAATAA